CCTTTTTTTATAACTGGAAAAAATTTTGAGTTTAGTTATGAAGTAGGCAGGGTCGTGTTTTTTGTTTTTCAAATAGTATTACCATTGCAAACTATAATCTATTGGTGTTTATCATTTAGAAGATTGCAAAATCATTTAAAAAACGTACATAAGTTTTCATCATCAATTAAAAAAATTGATCTTTCTTGGTTAAAATATTTTCTATTGGTTCTGTTATTTATTGTAACGGGATGGCTTAATCTTATCTTTTTAAGTTTAAACAGTTTAATTGAATTTACACCTTTCATATATCTGTTAAGTGTTTTTTTTCTGGCCTATTTTTCTTTGCAGCAAAAAGAAATTTTTGATTTCAGCAAAACCGAATTAAATGATTTATCAGCTATTAAAGAATATAAAAAAGAAAACCCAAAAAGAGTTTCTGAAACTCGGATGCTTGAATTGAATGATAAATTGCAAATACTTATAAATTCCGAAAAACTGTATTTGGATAATGATTTGAGTTTGCCAAAATTGGCCAAAAAAATGTATGCAAACTGCAATGAAACTTCTTTTGTTATTAATGAATTGTATGGCGATAATTTTTATAATTTTATAAATAAGTATCGCATTGAGGAAGCTAAAAATTTGTTATTATCTGAAAAATACAATCAATTAAATATTTTGGGAATTGCTTATGAATCTGGATTTAATTCCAAAACTACTTTTAATACGACTTTTAAAAAGCTCACTGGTTTCTCTCCAACTGAATTTGTAAAATCAAATACGAGTATTGTAGAAAAAGAATTTTAATTACGTTCGAATGCATACATCGGAACGCTTAGTGTTTGAATACTATTCATATTTGTCGAATATTAATTCAAAACACAAATAAGATGTTAGAACAATCAAATTCAGAGATTTCAAATTCAATTGGAAAAAAAGTCTGTACCTGTTTAATTTTTGGACTTGAGCTTTCCGCTTTATTACTTACACTTGGTAATGGAGGAAATATTCCTTGGTTGCCTCCAATATTAGTTTTTTCTTTGGTTGGTATTTCGTTATTAATTTCCTTGTTGTTTCCGTTTTTATGGCAGTATTTGGAGCGAAAACAAAAAATCGATTCGGTAAAAGCCTATGGTTCCTTTTATAGTTCGATTCGTTATTGTATTGCTTTTAATATAGTTAGTTTTGGTTGGAAAAAGTTTTACGGACTTCAGTTTATTGTGCCAACAGCCATTTCGAATATGTCAATGAACCAACAAACAGGCGAATGGTTAACTTGGTTTTATTTTGGACATTCACCTGCTTTCGGAATTATAATAGCACTCATGCAAATTATAGGAGGTTATTTGTTATTGTACCGCAGAACATTACTAATCGGAGCTATAATTTTGTTTTCTTTGCTTCTCAATTTGACTTTGATTAATATTTTTTATCAGATGAATGCAGGTGCTTTGACGCAATCTGTTCTGCTGACAATTGGAGTTTTATTTTTAATACTATTAGATTATAAAAAACTGGTTGATTTCTTTCTAAAAACCAAATCTAATTTACCATCATTAAATGTTAATAATTTTTTTCTGAAAAGTGTCGTACGTCTTTCAGTTATAGTCTTGTCGTTACTGTATACAATATATTTAAAGTCATTAATGAAGTAATAAAAAAGCTCGTTTAAAAATGTTTTTAAACGAGCTTTTTTATTTGAAATCTAAAAAATAATTACTTAGTTATTTCTCTAAAAACCGCTTCCAAATTTTTATTCTTTTGGTTCAGTTGTAAAGTTTTCAAACCATTATCATAAGCAAAATCAAAAACGGTAGAACGCATATCTTTGTCGGAAACAAAAGTCAGTTCCCAAGAAAATCCTTGAGTATTTGTGAACGATTTCAAATGTGGAATTTCAGCAACAAGATCTTCTTGTACTTTTTTATCAAATTCTACTTCGATTACTTGTTCTTTATCAGCAGAGATTAAGTTGTCTAATTTTTTATCGGCGACGATTTGTCCTTTGTCAATAATAATCACACGATCACAAATCGCTTCTACTTCCTGCATAATGTGTGTAGATAGAAAAACCGTTTTGTCTTTTCCAACATTTTTAATCACATTTCTGATTTCGACTAACTGATTTGGATCTAGACCTGTAGTTGGTTCGTCCAAAATTAAAACATCAGGATTGTGCAATAAAGCGTTGGCAAGCCCAACCCGTTGACGATATCCTTTAGACAATTGACTTATTTTTTTATGACTTTCGCTTTGCAAACCCGTAAGCTGAATTACCTCTTCAATTCTAGATTTAGCCACCTTATAGACATCGGCATTAAAAGCTAAATATTCTCTAACATACAGATCTAAATACAACGGATTGTGTTCTGGTAAATACCCAATAGAAAGCTGAACTGATTTTTCCTGACTGTTTACATCAAATTCATTTACGAGTGCAACACCACTATCAGCATTTAGATACGTGGTTAAAATTTTCATCAAAGTCGATTTTCCAGCACCATTTGGGCCTAGAAAACCAACAATTTCTCCTTTTTTGACAGAAAAAGAAATATTGTCTAATGCTTTTTGAGCACCATAACTTTTCGAAACGTTTTTTACTTCTATTGACATACCATATTATTTGTTGCAAAAGTAATTAGAAAATAGATAGTTCCCCGTTTAACTTCTAAAATTTATATTTTAATTGACAATAAAAGTGATTAGATTAAACTAAATAAAATTCTGTGGTAATTATTTGTAGTGGCATAGTTCTTGTTAAAGGATTATTAATTTTTAACAAAATAAAATAAATTATGAAAAGAATTTTCGTTGTTCTTGCTTTAGCTATAGTAAGCTTTGCAAATGCCCAAAAGGGAACTGTTTTATTAATGGGGACTGTGAGTTATTCATCTCAAAAACAAAAATCTGGTAATCCAGAAACTAGATTTACTCAATCCGAATTTAGTTTTTATCCAAAAGTTGGGTATCAGTTTGCTAATAACTGGACAATAGGAGGTGAGGCTGGAATTTCGTCTGGAAGAAATGAATATACAAATCAAGAAAGTAAAAGAAATAATTGTTCTTTTGGAGCTTTTGTTCGTTATTCAAAGTCCTTGAGCGATTTGTTTTTAATTTATGCAGATCTAGGGACAGGTTATCGCACATATAAAGACACAAGTTCAAATGACTTTAGTGATCCAACGAATTATACTTATAAAACAAATGGTTTTTATGCAACAATTATGCCCGTTCTAGCAATAAATATAAAAAATGGATTTGCTTTAAATTTTGGTTTTGGAGGTTTGAATTATTCAACAACAAATAGGACCAATAGTAATGGATATAAAGAAACAGGTTTTAACTTTAATTTTGGTCAATCGTTTACTGTAGGAATTTCAAAGATTTTTTAATTTCTATTTTCTCTAATTTTAAGGAAGCATTCATAACCTCATGAATGCTTTTTGTTTTTAAAAGAATTGTATTTAGATTCCTATATTTACAATAAACTAAGTAGATATGAAAAATCAATCAGGCAGTTTCTTGAAAAATTACAGTAGTATTTTATTACTCCTCGGAGGAATATTTGTTGGAAGTATTTTAGGTTTGGTTTTTGGAGATGGAGTAGAAGTGATAAAACCTTTAGGAGATATATTCCTGAATCTACTTTTTACAGCGATAATTCCACTAGTGTTTTTTACGATCGCCTCTTCAATTGCCAATTTGCAAAAAACAGAAAAACTCGGAAAACTTTTCATGATAGTTATAGGTGTCTTTTTATCAACCGTAATTATTTCGGCTATAGTAATGATTATTGGTGTTTTGATTTTTCCAATTCATCAAGACATTGTGCTTTCCAAAACGGTTATAGAGAAAATACAGGAAGCTAGCACAGGATCTCAAATTACACAATTACTTACAGTAAATGATTTCTACGAGATTTTGTCTCGAAAAAATATGCTGGCACTCATCCTATTTTCCTTTTTAATAGGTTTTTCTACCTTACGTGCAGGTGAAAAAGGAAAAGATTTTGCTAAGTTTCTTGATTCGGGTAACGAAGTAATGAAACAATTGCTGCATCTTATTATGAAAACCGCTCCAATTGGTCTTGGCGCTTATTTTGCTTATCAAGTAGGGATTTTTGGGCCACAATTATTTGGAGCGTATGCTAAACCATTGGCGCTTTATTATGCCGTTTGTTCCTTTTACTTTATTGTGTTTTTTAGTTTGTATGCTTTTTTCGCAGGAGGAAGTATTGGACTAAAAGTATTCTGGAAAAATAACATCACTCCTGCATTGACAGCTGTTGGGACTTGCAGCAGTATTGCAACCATTCCTGCAAATCTCGAAGGAGCAGAGCAAATGAATATTCCAAGTCACATTAGGAATCTGGTAATTCCGCTTGGGGCACCCTTGCACAAAGACGGTTCTAGCATGTCGTCGATAGTGAAAATCGCAGTTCTTTTTGCCTTGTTTGGAAAGGATTTTACCGATCCTTATACTTTATTGGTTGCCATCGGAATTACAATAATTGTCTCAGTTGTCGAAGGAGGGATCCCAAACGGCGGTTATATAGGAGAGATTTTAGCCATCACAGTTTATGGATTCCCAATGGAACAAGCTTTGCCAGCTGCAATGATTATAGGAACCTTGGTTGATCCAATCGCTACATTATTGAATGCGAATGGTGACTTGGTTTGTACCATGGTAGTTACCAGAATCTCCGAAGGAAAGAAGTGGATTTCCTCAAAAAACTAAATGATTATTTGTTTTTTCAGTTTGAAAAAGTTCGTTTGGGCGTGCCCCAATTGAGAAAAGGGGCTTACTTATAGTGCCGCTTAATCAGCCCCTTTTCTCAATTGGGTCGGGCTATCCGCACTGCTTTGGCAGTTTGCTTCTATCCCTCACGCGGCCATAACAACTTTAGAGTATTATAGAAAAAGTCATTTTTCATCTATATTTTAGGGTAAAAGCTTTAAAAGCATGCTCTTTTTAAGATAATAGACATTCAGTAATGGTATTTTTATTTTGAAATCAATAATTTTAACTACTCAAAAAGCTTCTTTTTTATGAAATAGTAATTTTAAAAGTAGTTTAACAAAGAAATCTTTTTTTGTTATACAAAATATTATTTTTATTTTGGGCGAGTCAAAATAAGTTATACATTTGCATCAAATAATTGAAACACAAACAATACAATGTCTAGTAACCGTTTTTATTTTAGCAACTCTTTTTATTTCTTCTTTAGGAAGTAAGGGATTGTGCTATGGTTATTTGAAAATACAAGAAACAAATAAAACTAATATACAATCCTGATGAAAATCAGGATTTTTTTTTGACCCAATGAGAACGAAAATTGCAATACAAGGAATTAAAGGATCTTTCCACCATCAAGTGGCTCAAGATTATTTTTATCAAAATATAGAAGTTGATGAATGTATGTCTTTTGAGGAGTTGGTAACTAGTTTGCTTTCTGGAAAAACGGATCAGGCGGTAATGGCAATAGAGAATTCAATCGCTGGTCCAATAATTCCAAATTACGCATTAATTGATAAAAATAATTTGCATATCATCGGGGAACATTATTTAAGTATTCATCAAAATTTAATGGCTCTAAAAGGTCAAAAAATGGAAGATATTCAGGAAGTTCATTCTCATCCAATGGCGTTGTTGCAATGTATGGAGTTTTTAAAAAAATATCCAAACATAAAATTGGTTGAAGATAAAGATACTGCTGAAACCGCTAGAAGAATACAAGAAAAACAGCTAAAAGGAATTGCAGCTATCGCTAGTAAAACAGCTTCTGAAATGTATGACTTGGAAATTCTGGCTCCAGAAATCCAAACGATAAAAAACAATATGACTCGTTTTGTAATTATTAATAGAGAGAATCATTTTGTGCCGGAAAGCGAAATAAACAGGGCTTCAATAAAATTTGAATTGGATCACAAACGAGGAAGTTTGGCTGCGGTTTTGAATGTAATGAGCGATTGCAAATTGAATTTGACTAAAATTCAGTCGTTGCCAAAAATTGAAACGCCTTGGAAATATTCATTTTTCGTGGATGTGACTTTTGAGAAATATGAAGATTTCGCCAAAGCAAAATCATTATTGGAAATTATGGCGGAGTATTTTAAAATATTGGGAGAATATAAAAATACCAAACCGTAATTAGTCTAAAAGTTTAAAGTCCAAAGTTATAAAGTCCAAAGCCGATAGCCGATAGCCGACAGCTCAAAAATAAAAATTATGATTACAACAGCAAAGCGTCTTGATATAATTGAAGAATATTACTTCTCATCCAAGCTGAGAGAAGTGAGACAATTAGCCTCAGAAGGAAAACCAATTATCAATATGGGAATTGGAAGTCCAGATTTAAAACCATCGCAAGCGGTAATGGATGCTGTGGTTGCAGCAATGCAAGACGAAAATGCGCATCAGTATCAAAGTTATCAGGGATTGCCGGAACTTAGAAAAGGAATGGCCGATTTTTATCAAAATAATTACGGAGTTGCTTTAGATCCTGCTGTTGAAATTTTACCATTGATTGGTTCGAAAGAAGGAATTATGCATATTTCTATGGCCTTCCTGAATGAAGGAGACCATGTTTTGATTCCGAATCCAGGTTATCCTACGTATACTTCTGTGACGAATCTTGTTGGAGCTTTACCGGTTTATTATGATTTGAAAGAAGCTAATAATTGGGAACCTGATTTTGAAGCTTTGGAAAAATTAGATTTATCGAAAGTGAAAATCATGTGGTTGGGATATCCGCACATGCCAACAGGAGCAAGAGGCAGTTTGGAATTGTTTGCAAAATTAATAGCATTTGCTAAAAAACACAATATATTATTAATCAATGACAATCCGTATAGTTTTGTTTTGAATGATAAGCCAATGAGTTTATTGCAGGTTGAAGGAGCAAAAGATGTTGCATTAGAATTGAATTCTTTGAGTAAAACTTTTAACATGGCAGGCTGGAGAGTCGGAATGGTGTTAGGAAGTGCAACACTTATAGATTCAGTGCTTAAAGTAAAAAGCAACATGGACAGCGGTATGTTTTATGGAATTCAGAAAGGAGCTGTTGAAGCTTTGAAAAGTGACAAATCCTGGTTTGATTCTATGAACGCTGTTTACAAAAAGCGTCGTGTGCTTACAGAACAATTGGCAGAAAAACTAGGCTGTAAAGTATATGCTGAAGGAGTTGGATTATTTGTTTGGGCAAAATTACCTGAGGGAATCACATCTGCAGAAGATTTTATAGATAAGATATTATATGAGAAATCTATTTTTATCACACCAGGAACTATTTTTGGAAGCAATGGAGAAGGATATATTCGATTTGCTCTGTGTGTGAAAGAAGAAAAAATTGAGGAGGCTATTAGTAGATTTTAGATTGCTGATTAACGATTTTTGATTTTTGCTACAGTTTGTCATTCCGACGGAGGAGGAATCTCCGCAACGTGATTAACCAACGAAGATTCCTCCTTCGTCGGAATGACAAAAAATGAACATAAAAATATAGAACGGAAAGTTCTTGAAAAAACGGGAAGTCCTAGCCCTGATAGAAGTGGAAATCCTTTTATCCTGATTTTTAAGGATAAAAGATTGGAACGGATAGCAGGATTAGCTTCAAATAAATTAAAAAAATGAATGTACACGTAATAGGGATAGGATTGATTGGGGGTTCGATGGTGCTAGACATCAAAGGACTATATCCTGAAGCGACTATTCACGGTATCGATACGAATGAAAAACACGTTCAAGAAGCAATTGCTTTGGGAGTGATTGATAAAGAAGCCAGTTTTGAAGATTTAGAAACTGCCGATTTTGTGATTGTTTCGGTTCCTGTTGATGTAGCAATGAAGGTTTTACCTAAAGTTTTGGATGCTATTGGAGAAAAAACTATTGTTTTTGATGTGGGTTCTACTAAAACACCAATCTGTGAAGTAGTGGCGAATCATCCGAAAAGAAGAAATTTTGTTGCAGCGCATCCTATTGCAGGAACTGAATTTTCGGGACCATCTGCTGCGATAAAAGGATTGTTTCAAGGGAAAACGAATATTATTTGTGAGGTCGAGAAAACGACTTTCAAGTTGCAGGAAAAAGCATTAGAGTTGTTCAAAGAAATGGGAATGAGAATTCGCTATATGGATCCAAAATCGCATGATAAACATATTGCTTACGT
The Flavobacterium sp. 5 DNA segment above includes these coding regions:
- a CDS encoding outer membrane beta-barrel protein, translating into MKRIFVVLALAIVSFANAQKGTVLLMGTVSYSSQKQKSGNPETRFTQSEFSFYPKVGYQFANNWTIGGEAGISSGRNEYTNQESKRNNCSFGAFVRYSKSLSDLFLIYADLGTGYRTYKDTSSNDFSDPTNYTYKTNGFYATIMPVLAINIKNGFALNFGFGGLNYSTTNRTNSNGYKETGFNFNFGQSFTVGISKIF
- a CDS encoding AraC family transcriptional regulator, with the translated sequence MVLLFIVTGWLNLIFLSLNSLIEFTPFIYLLSVFFLAYFSLQQKEIFDFSKTELNDLSAIKEYKKENPKRVSETRMLELNDKLQILINSEKLYLDNDLSLPKLAKKMYANCNETSFVINELYGDNFYNFINKYRIEEAKNLLLSEKYNQLNILGIAYESGFNSKTTFNTTFKKLTGFSPTEFVKSNTSIVEKEF
- a CDS encoding dicarboxylate/amino acid:cation symporter, producing the protein MKNQSGSFLKNYSSILLLLGGIFVGSILGLVFGDGVEVIKPLGDIFLNLLFTAIIPLVFFTIASSIANLQKTEKLGKLFMIVIGVFLSTVIISAIVMIIGVLIFPIHQDIVLSKTVIEKIQEASTGSQITQLLTVNDFYEILSRKNMLALILFSFLIGFSTLRAGEKGKDFAKFLDSGNEVMKQLLHLIMKTAPIGLGAYFAYQVGIFGPQLFGAYAKPLALYYAVCSFYFIVFFSLYAFFAGGSIGLKVFWKNNITPALTAVGTCSSIATIPANLEGAEQMNIPSHIRNLVIPLGAPLHKDGSSMSSIVKIAVLFALFGKDFTDPYTLLVAIGITIIVSVVEGGIPNGGYIGEILAITVYGFPMEQALPAAMIIGTLVDPIATLLNANGDLVCTMVVTRISEGKKWISSKN
- a CDS encoding prephenate dehydratase, with the protein product MRTKIAIQGIKGSFHHQVAQDYFYQNIEVDECMSFEELVTSLLSGKTDQAVMAIENSIAGPIIPNYALIDKNNLHIIGEHYLSIHQNLMALKGQKMEDIQEVHSHPMALLQCMEFLKKYPNIKLVEDKDTAETARRIQEKQLKGIAAIASKTASEMYDLEILAPEIQTIKNNMTRFVIINRENHFVPESEINRASIKFELDHKRGSLAAVLNVMSDCKLNLTKIQSLPKIETPWKYSFFVDVTFEKYEDFAKAKSLLEIMAEYFKILGEYKNTKP
- a CDS encoding prephenate dehydrogenase; amino-acid sequence: MNVHVIGIGLIGGSMVLDIKGLYPEATIHGIDTNEKHVQEAIALGVIDKEASFEDLETADFVIVSVPVDVAMKVLPKVLDAIGEKTIVFDVGSTKTPICEVVANHPKRRNFVAAHPIAGTEFSGPSAAIKGLFQGKTNIICEVEKTTFKLQEKALELFKEMGMRIRYMDPKSHDKHIAYVSHLSHISSFMLGKTVINKEKDEQDIFDMAGSGFESTVRLAKSSPAMWTPIFKQNKKQVVKTLEEYIANLSNFKELLVNDDYEAIYNEMQSVNKIREILNGMNAKK
- the gldA gene encoding gliding motility-associated ABC transporter ATP-binding subunit GldA, producing the protein MSIEVKNVSKSYGAQKALDNISFSVKKGEIVGFLGPNGAGKSTLMKILTTYLNADSGVALVNEFDVNSQEKSVQLSIGYLPEHNPLYLDLYVREYLAFNADVYKVAKSRIEEVIQLTGLQSESHKKISQLSKGYRQRVGLANALLHNPDVLILDEPTTGLDPNQLVEIRNVIKNVGKDKTVFLSTHIMQEVEAICDRVIIIDKGQIVADKKLDNLISADKEQVIEVEFDKKVQEDLVAEIPHLKSFTNTQGFSWELTFVSDKDMRSTVFDFAYDNGLKTLQLNQKNKNLEAVFREITK
- a CDS encoding pyridoxal phosphate-dependent aminotransferase, with protein sequence MITTAKRLDIIEEYYFSSKLREVRQLASEGKPIINMGIGSPDLKPSQAVMDAVVAAMQDENAHQYQSYQGLPELRKGMADFYQNNYGVALDPAVEILPLIGSKEGIMHISMAFLNEGDHVLIPNPGYPTYTSVTNLVGALPVYYDLKEANNWEPDFEALEKLDLSKVKIMWLGYPHMPTGARGSLELFAKLIAFAKKHNILLINDNPYSFVLNDKPMSLLQVEGAKDVALELNSLSKTFNMAGWRVGMVLGSATLIDSVLKVKSNMDSGMFYGIQKGAVEALKSDKSWFDSMNAVYKKRRVLTEQLAEKLGCKVYAEGVGLFVWAKLPEGITSAEDFIDKILYEKSIFITPGTIFGSNGEGYIRFALCVKEEKIEEAISRF